GTGAAGAGTTTTTCTTTCGTGGTTTTTTGCTTCAGCTTAGTCTAAAATATTATTCCAAACTGACATCACTTTTTATTGTTAGCGCAATTTTTTCACTTTTACATTTTCAAATTATCGCTGTTTTACCACTTTTCATATTTGGATTTTTACTCGGTCTTCTCACACTTAAAACCGGCAGACTAAGTTACGCAGTATTAGTACATTTTCTAAACAATACATTCACACTTTATATAGTAAGCAATTGAAATGATTTATTAATTTAATTCGTTTTTGAAATTATGAAAAATTTAACAGAATATAAAAATAAAATTATCAATAAATTAAGACCTAATCTCAAAGAAGCAATTTTGGAGTTAGAAATGAAAAACATCTGTGACGATGAAAAGATTGCAGTTTTTGATTTGGATAACACATTGATAAACGGCGATATTGGTGATTCTCTATACTGCTATTTGAAGTCAACAGGTCATGAGTTTGATTATAAATGGTCGGATTATCAGGCTATGCTTGCAAGAAAAGATTATCAAAATTCATACTGTGATATAATTACAACAATGAAAGGATTGAATATTTCAACTGTATACAATGCGGCAAAGCATTTGATTTCAACTAATTCAGAAATAATTTGCTTTTCGGAAGATGGAATTGAATATGAATTTCCTGTTCCTACACCAATCCCTGAAATGCAGATTTTAGTTACTTATCTAAAAATTTCAGGATGGAAAGTCGGAGTCATATCAGCAAGTTATCATATAGCAGTTAAGGCAGTATGCGAGAGCTTGTTCAATCTAAATCCTCAATTTATCAGAGGTGTACGTACAGAAATCGAAGTAACAGAAAAATATGAAGATTTAATAACCGATATAATCAAAGGAACTGTTACTTACAGGCAGGGCAAGGCTGATGTATTTCAAGAATTATTCGGAGAGGGCGTGAAGCCACTGATTTCAGCAGGCGATTCCCATGGCGATATTGAGCTGCTCAACCTGACATCGCAAAATGGTCTAATAATTTTGTGCGGTAAATCTTTATCAAATATAAATTTTTTGAAATCAAAAATTGAAAGTAATGCAAAATTTGTTGATTTTCAAGTATCTTAGATCATTTTTTTTTGATAATTCAAATTATTTAAATTAATTTTGTGTTAATTAAATATTACATTAAATAATAAGTAAAATCATTTTATAGTTTTTGGAAAATCTTATGAAGCATTTAGTATTATTTCTAACGGCGATATTTTGTTTAAATATTGCAAATTCTGCGGTTCCACATTATTATTTTGACAAAAGTCCAACAGCAAAGAAGGATATTGAATATACAATTGATATTCCTGAAAAGCATATTAACGGAAAATTTTATCCGGCTCACACACTTGAAATGGAAAGAGTGGATTCCGAGCATGTATATCACAATAAAATTGAAATAAAGACAAAATCACATCAGTATATTAATGAAGCAACAGGTCGTTTTGAAAATAATGAGCTGAATTCTCTTTTGGAGAAAATCAATTTTGTTTCAGCAAGAGCACCCTATGAAGTTTATTTCAAAGGTAATCATTTGCTTTCTGCAGATAATCATGGTGTCAGCAGAATTTATGAAATACGATATAATGGCGGTCATGACCCTTACGAAGTTTGCAAGATGATACTTAATTATCATGAATTTGAATATGTTACTCCGGTTTTCAGACGTTATACGTATTTCATTCCCAACGACCCAAGGTTTGGCACTCAATATCACCATGAGAGAATAAATATGCAGGCGGCGTGGGATATTACTCAAGGCGATACCAATACCATAATAGCAATTATAGATTCAGGAACAGATATCGAACATGAAGACCTTATTGGCAATATTTGGACTAATCCCGGTGAAATTCCCGGCAACGGTATTGATGACGATGGCAACGGAAAAATTGATGATGTGAACGGTTGGGATTTCATCGGCAATATTACCGTCCAGCAGTATCAGCAGGGTCAGTTCCGTGAGAACAATAATCCACTTGCCAAATTGAATACACACGGCACACATACAGCAGGCTGTGCCGCTGCTTCAACAAATAATAATATTGGAATTGCTGCACCGGGATTTAAATGCAGAATTCTTCCTATCAAATGTTCCTCTGATTCTTTTCAGTCTCCCGGAATTTTGCGCGGCTATGAAGCAATTTTGTATGCCGCAGTTACCGGTGCTCATGTAATTAATTGTAGCTGGGGCGGTCCCGGAAGGAGCCCTGCAGAACAAAATATTATTAATCAGGCAATTGATTTGGGTTCTTTGATTGTTGCAGCTTCCGGAAATACCGGGAAAAATCTTGATATTAGTCCTGATTATCCTGCCGCTTATAATGGTGTCCTGAGTGTAGGCTCATCAGGTGCTACAGACAGAGCTTCCGGCTTTGCAAGTTATGGAAACTTAGTTCGCATATTTGCACCCGGAGAAAATATAATTTCTACGCTGCCAAACAATCGCTATGTAGCTCAAAGTGGAACTTCAATGGCATCGCCCGTCGCAGCCGGAGTAGCGGCACTTATTCGTTCAATTCATAAAGACTGGACACCTGAGCAAGTGATTTATCAAATGAGAGGAACTTGCGATAATGTTCTTCAGCCAACAAATCCTAATGTCAGACATCTTTATTTCGGAAGAATGAATGCAGGTAATGCTCTTAGAAATAATGCAAAGGAAGGATTTGATATGCCCGGTATCGGTCTTGAATTTGTAAGAGTAGGTCAGAGCAATACAATTTCAACGTTTGAATTTAATGATGTTACAATTAGTCTTAAAAATCATTTAGCTTCAGATAAAAATGTTACTATCAGGATTATTCCTATTGATAATTTTGTAGAATTTGAAGAATATGAATTTGTTATTCCTGAATTTTACACAAATTCAATCCAAAACCTTACTGCAAAAGTAAAACTTTTAAGCAATAACCCATGGTTCAAGGGTGATGCTGAGATTTTAATTGAAATGACAGGTTCAAATTATTACAATTTGGAAATGGCGAAAATAAATATTGATGTAGAGTCATCTAATGTATTTTCAAGGTATGGTGGTGTACCTTCAGCCTATGAAATAATATGGCACGACGGCTCAATTTTTAGCAATGACCTATTTTTTGTTGTTGGCTCCAGTTCCAGAGTTGGAGGAGTTATTCACCGCTCTCAAGAAGCTACAGGTACTCTGCTGCCGGTAAGCCAGCAACCTGTTTATTGTGTACATGCATTCGACAGCCAGAATTTAATTGTCGGTGATGGTCCAAGCAACGGAAATGCACAGGTACATCATTCAACAAACAGCGGTCAAACATGGACACAAAAATCAGCTGCACATATTACATCATTCATAAA
This is a stretch of genomic DNA from Ignavibacteriota bacterium. It encodes these proteins:
- a CDS encoding S8 family serine peptidase, with protein sequence MKHLVLFLTAIFCLNIANSAVPHYYFDKSPTAKKDIEYTIDIPEKHINGKFYPAHTLEMERVDSEHVYHNKIEIKTKSHQYINEATGRFENNELNSLLEKINFVSARAPYEVYFKGNHLLSADNHGVSRIYEIRYNGGHDPYEVCKMILNYHEFEYVTPVFRRYTYFIPNDPRFGTQYHHERINMQAAWDITQGDTNTIIAIIDSGTDIEHEDLIGNIWTNPGEIPGNGIDDDGNGKIDDVNGWDFIGNITVQQYQQGQFRENNNPLAKLNTHGTHTAGCAAASTNNNIGIAAPGFKCRILPIKCSSDSFQSPGILRGYEAILYAAVTGAHVINCSWGGPGRSPAEQNIINQAIDLGSLIVAASGNTGKNLDISPDYPAAYNGVLSVGSSGATDRASGFASYGNLVRIFAPGENIISTLPNNRYVAQSGTSMASPVAAGVAALIRSIHKDWTPEQVIYQMRGTCDNVLQPTNPNVRHLYFGRMNAGNALRNNAKEGFDMPGIGLEFVRVGQSNTISTFEFNDVTISLKNHLASDKNVTIRIIPIDNFVEFEEYEFVIPEFYTNSIQNLTAKVKLLSNNPWFKGDAEILIEMTGSNYYNLEMAKINIDVESSNVFSRYGGVPSAYEIIWHDGSIFSNDLFFVVGSSSRVGGVIHRSQEATGTLLPVSQQPVYCVHAFDSQNLIVGDGPSNGNAQVHHSTNSGQTWTQKSAAHITSFINSFHFFNENEGILLGDPKNGVWGVGYTSDKAQTWQLVTNIPPPLNNETGLVGSICQTGDSVWFGTTSGRVYRTTDKGYTWSVQVVRAGGFITGVTFNGDVGACIYAESSAQGSPRKMAVTTDGGNTWQLDAYDFTANMQSPVGIYAIQETDAIIVQNFDGKLFATEALGKSWTPVLNTKRDNYYHAYFNQNNNKVSVFTSGLSEVNRLDFTYSTADTRKELVFVFGSSLEFGDVVIDATSTLNKEIRNVGNSEVNVESVEFIPDDGTENTDFTILQPNLRLVSPIQNGQVRIRFSPKSEGLKSGIVTIKSDADNNEIKLNISGNGVLASSINGKNIFSNIIISPNPSSDFITIQFSNIGLQPFAATEKVQIFDMLGLEVMSVGIGLDLSTQKIDVSHLPAGVYFIRIGNKIEKFVKM
- a CDS encoding haloacid dehalogenase-like hydrolase, which codes for MKNLTEYKNKIINKLRPNLKEAILELEMKNICDDEKIAVFDLDNTLINGDIGDSLYCYLKSTGHEFDYKWSDYQAMLARKDYQNSYCDIITTMKGLNISTVYNAAKHLISTNSEIICFSEDGIEYEFPVPTPIPEMQILVTYLKISGWKVGVISASYHIAVKAVCESLFNLNPQFIRGVRTEIEVTEKYEDLITDIIKGTVTYRQGKADVFQELFGEGVKPLISAGDSHGDIELLNLTSQNGLIILCGKSLSNINFLKSKIESNAKFVDFQVS